AGCTCGGATGCCTTCCACTGCTAACATATTTGGTGCTGTGAGACTCGAATATTTGCCACCCCTAACaaagacagacaaacaaacacaTCAACCCCACAAAGCATGAAAAGGTCTATAAGAAGGAAATATTTGCTGTGGGCCGAGAATGGAACTGCTAGGCTAAGGTTCACCAGTAGAAACTTGGATGTATGTTGCTGGTTTTAAATCCAAACTTAGAAGCTTTTGGTCAGTGGTTTGAAAGACTTCTGACAGAGTCTATGAGTTCCCAAACATTTTAAGTGAAACATTTCTGGTAGAAAGAGCATGGGTTCTGAGGCCATCTCAGAGTCTTACACAGGGAATCACAGAGGTCTAGCTTCTTCCTCTCCACTAATCTGATCCTGGAGACTCAGAAATCTCCATAGAAGACTGAGCCTCATAGCCTAACTGCTTTGCCAGATGTACAGCAACAGTGGGCTTCCTCTAGAGGCACAAGGTGTCCTCACAAGCCCTACTAGCCAAAGAGTCTAAATCTTGGGGCCTTGGGTCCACTCAAAGAAGCAGAGTCTTTGGCACATGCAAGACATCCTCAGTTTCTGCAGCTCCCATTCCTGGCCTGCAAATCCCCAACAACGCTCCATTTACCTGAGCTCACCTTTCATCATCTGTTCTCATGGGATCTGGTTTTCCACTTTGGGAGGATTGTCCTTCTGCTTAGACTTAAAAATGTTATATGAAATTTCAAGGTTGTAAGAACTGAGAGACTGAATATAAAAGTGGACAACAGCCAGATCATATATAACAACAGAACTCTGACTCAGAAACTCCGAAGGGACCCTCAAGGGAAGCCAAACCACAACCAAACCTCTGAAGCACTTGGCCCAGAATGGCCAAGACTTGTTCGTGACTGCCCACTTTCCTGTTTTCTGaagcctgcctccccttccacacTTCTTTCAAACTCAAGACCAAtcacagaaagccaaatatgctTCCCAAACCAATCCCCTAAGATGTCCTGCTTCTAGTTTATCAGGGAACCTGCCCCATtagtcacgtaggttcttttctattttccctaagtgtcagctggtTTGAGAAATAaggggacagagtacaaaagagagaaattttaaagctgggcatccgggggagacatcacatgtcggtaggttccgcGATGTCCCACAAGccgcaaaaaccagcaagtttttattagggactttcaaaaggggaggaagtgtatgaataggtgtgggtcacagaggtcACATACTTCACAAGGTAagagaatatcacaaggcaaagggaggcagggcaagatcacaagaccagggcgaaattaaaattgctaatgaagtttcgggcaccattgtcattgataacatcttatcaggagacagagttttgagAGCAACTGATCTGACCAacatttattaggcgggaatttcctcttcctaataagcctgggagtgctatgggagactggggtctatttcacccctaCAGTCTACAGACCATAAAAGACGGGCATGCCCGGGGGGCCATCTATAGGCGTACACCCCCATGTGCGTACtctctttcccagggatgttccttgctgagaaaaagaattcagtgatatttctcccatttgcttttgaaagaagagaaatatggctctgttcccctggctcactggcagtcagagtttaaggttatctctcttattccctgaacaattgctgttatcctgttcttttttcaaggtgcccagatttcatatttgttcaaacacacatgctctacaatttgtgcagttaacgcaattatcacatggtcctgaggcgacatacatcttcctcagctgacaggattaacaattaaagacaggcataggaaatcacaagggtattgattgcggaagtgataagtgtccatgaaatcttcacaatctacattcttctgccatggcttcagccggtccctccgtttggggtccctgacttcccacaacactaGTTATCTCACCTCCAGCTTCCCCATGCCAAAATCCTCCAGTCAGGGGATACTCGggcctttccctttttttctactATGAAGCTTTCCACTCCCCTGCCTGCCTTTGACTCTCTGCCAAATGCAAGTGATGGTGGCTGACTCCCCTGATATAGCTAGCTCTGAATAAGTGGCATCTGTGCTCATTTGAGTGGTCTTCATTTATGTCCACAGAACTCTGCAGCAGTTCCTTAGGTATGCATGTGTCCTTCTGACCAGTTCCACACAGAGCATAGGGGTTAATTTAGCAAAGTGGATGCTGCAGCACTGGCAGCCAAGCAAGACAAGAAATTAAACCTCAGAGATTCTGATGACATTGAAAAGCTGGTTTGCACTGAGCTGAACCATAGGCCCAGAGTGGGGCCGGGTAATCATCCCAGACAGTGTTTGGGCACCAAGAATTCAGACTAGGAGTGCAGTTAAATACagattcttggctgggtgcagtggctcatgcctgtaatcccagcactttgggaggccaatgtgggcagatcacgaggtcaggagatcgagaccatcctggctaacacagtgaaaccccatctctactaaaaatacaaaaattagccaggcatggtggcacgtgcctgtggtcccagctactcaggaggctgaggcaggagaatcacttgaacccaggaggcggaggttgcagtgagctgagattgcaccactgcactccatcctgggcaacagagtgagactccgtctcaaaacaaaaacaaaacagattcttTCCAAGTGTATGGAGCCAGAAAAGGGGAGAAGCTATGCCTTGTGGAGAGATAATGAACTTTGTAGTCAAGCTGCTTTTTGGTCACAAGAATCTAAGACCTTCTCAAGATAGCTCAATAAAAAGGGATTTGATTTACGGGTACAGGTAAAACACATCAAATCCAGGAATAGGAATCAAAACTCTACCAGCTCCAGGCCTAGGAAGTCATGAGAGAAGAGGGCTCTTTGTGTTGTGCCTTTGTGTTGTGAGTGGGCTGTCATCTgtctcttctctgtttttctctatacATCAACTGCATTCTCTCTGAGGGGCAGACTGGTTTCCTCTAATTATTCATCAGCTTGCACCTGGCACCCAAAGTGGCCACTCCAGCCACCAAGCCTATTTCTGCTTCCAGGGGAAGCATCGCCCTTATGTGGAATAATCTCTGTGTTTTTTGCTTCAATTTCTCAAAAAAGTGGTATCTGTTTGCACAGCTCCTCTGGTCCAGCCAAGCCACACAGGTCATAGGTCACTGGCCAGTCTCTTAGGTGTGCAAGTGTCCCTGCAGGTGATGGGTTATGCCTTCAGTCAGATTATCCATCCATGGATCAATCATTAGTGGCTAGGGGAAGAGGGCCACGTCCTACATGAGGACATGAGCATATTGGATATTATGAACATGTTCTATTACAGAAAGCAATATTATTAAATAACACAGATGACATACACCCATCACAATCATTGCAAATGCCCACTccgaaaaaaaaaatggattacaGGATGTGATAGTGGATTAGAGAATAATGAAGGTTGTTTCTAGAAAGATCCTGCAGAGGATGGAAAGAAAGAGGGTCCATGCAGAGAAGTTCAGGAAGGACTTCGTGTCAAGCTGATAGAACAGTTGTGTTCGGGATCCATAAAGAAATGGGGCCAAACATGTTACGACTTTAGGAGGAAATAGGCTGCATGGCCCTTCAATTCTTACAATATTCAGTGTGGATGGGGCTTAGAGATCATCAAGTCCAGCCCTGTTGCACTTCAGCTGAGAGTACTGAGAGTCAGAATGGCTGGTGACACAACTGTGGTCACAGATTAAAGTTAAAACCAAGGCCAGAGTTCAAGTCTCTGTCTCCACAGTCAGTCTTTCCACTATAGACTATTCAGAATTCCTTAGCTAGCTCACTCTTTCACTAAGGCAGCTCCTCTCTTTCTAACACTGGAGCTTTACAGAATAGATACATGGTGGAGAAGAGCAAGCCCTTCCTTGGTGGTCTTTGTTGGAGGATAATCTGCTTCTCAGTACTGCCCTCATCCTCTTTTCTAAAACTCCTCGAACCCTGACCCACACATCCCTGAGGACTCCCTGCACTGTGTCATTCCTCAGAGTATATATAAAGGGGTTGAGGAATGGAGTCACCACACTGCTCAGAACCAAAGGGATCTTGTTGATCTCCAGATATTCTTTCTGGGAGGGAGTCACATAGATAAACACAGTGATGCCGCTAGAAATGATGACTATGGTCAGGTGGGAAGCACAGGTATTAAAGGCCTTCTTCCTTCCACTTGCAGAAGGAATGCACACTATGGTCAAGATGATGTACATATAGGAATAGGCCACGAGGACTATGCAGCAGAGGATGACCATGGAAGAAAGCATAAAATCCATCAGCTCGATGGCAGTCGTGTCTGCACAGGCCAGGGCCAGCAAGGGTCCACTGTCACAGAAGAAGTGGTTAATGATATTGGAGCCACAGAAGGGCAGCTGGGAGATGAGGATGGTTGGAAAGAGCACAGACAGGAAGGCTCCCACCCAAGAGAACACAACGGTCCCAATGCAGAGAGGAGGTCTCATGATGGTGGTGTACCGCAGGGGGCAGCAGATGGCAGCATAGCGGTCATAGGACATGACCGTCAGCAGGAGGAACTCAACTGTGCCCAGGAAAAAGTAGAAATAGCACTGGGTGACACATCTGGCAAAGGAGATGGTTTTATCCCTAGATCCTAAGTTGGCCAACACTTTTGGAGAGATGACTGAGGTGAAGAGGATGTCCAGGATAGAGAGGTTGCACAAGAAtaagtacatgggggtgtggaggcGGGAGCAGGACAGCAC
The genomic region above belongs to Pongo pygmaeus isolate AG05252 chromosome 15, NHGRI_mPonPyg2-v2.0_pri, whole genome shotgun sequence and contains:
- the LOC129012785 gene encoding olfactory receptor 6J1, translated to MGNWTAAVTEFFLLGFSLSREAELLLLVLLLPTFLLTLRGNLLIISTVLSCSRLHTPMYLFLCNLSILDILFTSVISPKVLANLGSRDKTISFARCVTQCYFYFFLGTVEFLLLTVMSYDRYAAICCPLRYTTIMRPPLCIGTVVFSWVGAFLSVLFPTILISQLPFCGSNIINHFFCDSGPLLALACADTTAIELMDFMLSSMVILCCIVLVAYSYMYIILTIVCIPSASGRKKAFNTCASHLTIVIISSGITVFIYVTPSQKEYLEINKIPLVLSSVVTPFLNPFIYTLRNDTVQGVLRDVWVRVRGVLEKRMRAVLRSRLSSNKDHQGRACSSPPCIYSVKLQC